A window of the Plasmodium vinckei vinckei genome assembly, chromosome: PVVCY_08 genome harbors these coding sequences:
- a CDS encoding ER membrane protein complex subunit 4, putative translates to MNRWNFRLKKSDEGYDKITEPFGYKFEMHAKEVYGNGDSYMKHEKNINNLRKLSKTGNEKSTDYSMEDKIIDKNAWNVCLNAFKGLMMNIFVMFMSGGASGIFGIIFIMYSIYNILKSLFNINDAFKGIGEDTNNKFVMQKICFALINFAALLYIMNICSNSGLLPIRSADYFYFIPHQRIKQKSMMSVF, encoded by the coding sequence atgaatagaTGGAATTTcagattaaaaaaatctgATGAAGGGTATGATAAGATTACAGAACCTTTTggatataaatttgaaatGCATGCCAAAGAAGTATATGGAAATGGAGATAGTTATATGAAACatgagaaaaatataaataatttaagaAAATTAAGTAAAACCggaaatgaaaaatcaACAGATTATTCTATGGAAGATAAAattattgataaaaatgcatGGAACGTTTGTCTTAATGCATTTAAAGGACTAatgatgaatatttttgttatgtTTATGTCTGGTGGTGCATCCGGAATTTTtggtattatttttatcatgtattcaatatataatattttaaaatcattatttaatattaacgATGCATTTAAAGGTATAGGAGaagatacaaataataaatttgtgATGCAGAAAATTTGTTTTGCCCTTATCAATTTTGCCGCTTTActttatattatgaatatttgCTCAAACAGTGGTTTATTACCCATAAGATCTGcagattatttttattttataccaCACCAAagaattaaacaaaaaagcATGATGAGTGTATTTTAG
- a CDS encoding NAD(P)H-dependent glutamate synthase, putative, with protein MKKKKSAKHGLYDSRYEKDACGVGVVADINGKCSRMVIQKAMQILLRLSHRGGVQSNNGDGAGILVGMPHEYFQMLSDTCQLPFLLPEKGDYAVAQIFLPHNEERRLFLYHEIEREVYNHGLVVLGWRSPIPVRSDVISATVKKSEPFIAQMFVCKRSVFKNYDDFNVYPFSDINFTDDTDLNLNELPDDIELLSFFIRKKLVRHNDMYFCSFSSRTIVYKGLLTPSQIYLYFEDLLSEQFTTYLAMVHVRFSTNTSPTWYAAHPFRRICHNGEINTISVNSLLFKERMQLAKPPKFFKSVSIKDLKPINEEKYIIYDNDDEIIHKRDTFEDIMLTKNRLKKKSRRNLLLKLKRDYTYNSSALNYQIKREYMNSDINSNSEFLNTVNEQSKSSSDDLLDISEKNSYMKNAKKHIAGSNSINNPNDFGKSLKSQLIYDESKKTKGELSFPSDSSLFDNAIDFLTMTGREIEHAVMMLMPRAYQKDPNITPLEKAFYEYHTCLMEPWDGPALVIFTDGNKVGASLDRNGLRPARYSITNYGLFVLSSETGVVDLPYDKITHKGCVYPGKVVLVDFKEKTFLRHEEVLSKFLKLNNYKKWLDHYSIHLDNIIKPASNMENIRMTAYKYGAIMNKDNYYHHNNHANNNSTSKIGKLNNSDCHDDSLIKKLKAFGYTYDAFNIIISPMVKHAADGLGSMGNDTAFPFLSYLRRNLVYYFQQTFAQVTNPAIDPIREENIMSLMSILGKEGDILHCTYTNCQRIFINGPILNEPLYNILLQLPDFPHIIIDMTIDLNLLEHLMSTENLNSTTANGENDNDSFIKFDVVKSCSSPNKSYIQDYTQKIDDYVKKYGKDDPNANNTGGNKKPRINSKYLIKYIDRINTKVENAIRKGIQLIILSHGNVSESRVPIFSIIIVGALHKYLLSKNLRTKCSIIVKAGDCFEIHHLAVLLSFGADCIYPFILYESLRFIKYGSNEARLSNNQLISNYRHATNYGILKIMSKNGISTLPSYKGCGLMQPLGISDEILKKCFINSCDSIIGGVTFEFVEKEILRIFNNAYPKRILALNVKNGNDELDDYGEYHFRNIGNAQIHMNHPETINLLQRATKTGNFDTYKKYSELQNELINHCEIRGQLEINYKKCPSYNKKKKKNEPININSVEPINKILLRFCTGAMSYGSLSEEAHTTIATAMNSIGLKSNTGEGGEAEDRIIQPNNNNNNEPNTSSAVKQIASARFGVTAYSLVNAQELQIKVAQGSKPGEGGELPGYKVNAKIASVRRSTPGIGLISPPPHHDMYSIEDVGQLVYDLKNINKEAKISVKLVSKLGIGVITSGVVKGNCEQILISGMSGGTGASKWTSIKHAGLPWEIGLAEAHQTLCKSKLRKRVILQIDGQLKTGRDVILGALLGAESFSFSTQPLISLGCIMMRKCHLNICPVGICTQDPELRKKFAGKPEYVINFFFMLANEVREYLASMGFRKFSHIIGRSDLLKKKSHLKYDEKRKLLDFSKLLFPGWKYYAEEENKEDGNKGYINSEKRKKKKKEIEKEREKEKKKKTLNAYSMHNSLINKYKDQQSGSLTPSEKNIRKQVLINENLNIDIMHDKSKGDQNDVNTIKEDVGKLSYEKITEVEDGDDEEEEEKEEEEKEKSTSEEGEEDEEEEEEEEEEEEEEEEYDETDDDNVIERNLSLTYKEEMLKNVDKLNSQNKGLRRKSKGASEKKSHLKKKKIKPIPIFCCETQNHKLCDIIDRELIRRSKIALLNCTPVNINMPIKNTDRAVGAMLSYHIIQKYGEQGLPMDTIKVKFRGTGGLSFGVFLTSGCNFELEGDANDFVGKGLSGGIISVHFPKTSLFINECQKNMIVGNSVLYGATKGRAFFAGRAGERFAVRNSGAIAVVEGVGCHGCEYMTKGIVVILGEIGCNFAAGMSGGIAYVLDINQKNVNHQMVDLKICKTMDEKMTLEKLLHEHYDRTNSYTAKILLNDFDKNLERFTKIIPRDIKRVLTEACIEFVKTGNEEAASILDDWASLLKSVDHPENMYKKAMQFFTTISDDISGLSKTLALRNVDGLIIYDILQESNHRKLLRMKNVSNDPHFNTEEDISLEPNQNKIFNFEKFTHNLELCRANNRKWRRRAQIAFKCNAFSDFKNIFPSKLDDKSKEVIKKYMLNEQYLLDVHLKSLNSNQFIEGLLNREDERDAYINQKQINPNIYSLKNIFYPDGYNDVLCIMDETKNEQTIFGNPDANKSNTGGIKNKNVNETDKVTSGNTTANAQIIIQENIPKKINIINSTQNKTGEKNPQTSIDNVNQTNNGNSIKPFLVANPNKVTGFMEYERLSHPLKDISSRVLDYSEIIVPINVKSKLHNQLLKTQSSRCVDCGTPTCHYPNSRGGGCPLGNRIYDWNNLIYENEWKKALERLLDTNNFPEITGRVCPAPCEDACILSINEKPVSIKFIELSIIECGFIKKWIQPIIPHTRTGKKVAIIGSGPSGLTAAQQLNKAGHSVVIYEKGEYFGGLLMNGIPSVRLDKKILERRISLMKKEGIIMKNNVNVGVDIKLTELMQNYDAILLATGYEIPRKLNIPGSNLNNIFYAMEFLSSFQKSLIKSDLMDDQYVDVSEKHVIILGGGKTAADCISLAIRMGAASVLQFTRKEAPSPNKNKNFWPGLKNIFKVEYSHDEAIVIQGKDPREFCIRSLEFIPSNKDPKRVSGIKAIKVKPKRGNITRGGVNNSLKRDLSKRTPSPQYNNLTTHINTSVSGITTTGNESTNTNASFSTLLANTPSKDTNSQKSSVKKQCINKSNRLNPNKNTAKKNLGESPISNSSNSNYKVTNMTNEVMKNYQFVKPDKEYVDIPFTERVYKADIIILALGFLKTDDSIWENDTINIELDDYNCIKTYNNIYQTTHKKIFACGDCRIGPSTVVQAIAEGRDVASKIDEFLTNSTSILPPCNTYYYYPKNYKYTPFSSVHWG; from the coding sequence atgaaaaagaagaaatcGGCCAAACATGGCTTATACGATAGCCGTTATGAAAAAGATGCATGCGGTGTTGGAGTTGTAGCAGATATAAATGGAAAGTGTTCAAGGATGGTAATTCAAAAGGCTATGCAAATATTATTGCGACTAAGTCACAGAGGAGGTGTACAATCAAATAATGGAGATGGTGCAGGAATATTAGTTGGCATGCCGcatgaatattttcaaatgcTAAGTGACACATGCCAATTACCTTTTTTACTGCCAGAAAAAGGGGATTATGCAGTTgctcaaatttttttaccacataatgaagaaagaagattatttttatatcatgaAATAGAAAGGGAAGTGTATAACCATGGTCTGGTTGTTTTAGGATGGCGATCACCCATACCTGTTAGAAGTGACGTTATAAGTGCTAcagtaaaaaaaagtgaaccTTTTATTGCTCAAATGTTTGTATGTAAAAGATcagtatttaaaaattatgacgATTTTAATGTATATCCCTTTTcagatataaattttacgGATGATACagatttaaatttaaatgaattacCTGATGATATAGAAttactttcattttttataagaaaaaaattagtaaGGCATAATGATATGTACTTTTGTAGTTTTTCTTCAAGAACAATAGTGTATAAAGGTTTGTTAACTCCATCACaaatatacttatattttgaaGATTTGTTGAGTGAGCAATTTACCACTTATTTAGCTATGGTTCATGTAAGGTTTTCAACAAATACATCCCCTACATGGTATGCTGCCCATCCATTTAGACGAATTTGCCATAATGgtgaaataaatacaattagtgttaattcattattatttaaagagAGGATGCAACTAGCTAAACCACctaaatttttcaaatctGTTTCTATAAAAGATTTAAAACCAattaatgaagaaaaatacattatatatgataatgatgatgaaataatacataaaagAGATACATTTGAAGATATTATGTTAACAAAAAAtcgattaaaaaaaaaatcgagACGCAATTTATTactaaaattaaaaagagattatacatataatagcTCCGCATTaaattatcaaataaaaagagaATACATGAATTCAGACATTAATAGTAATTctgaatttttaaatactgTGAATGAACAATCTAAGAGTTCATCAGATGACTTATTAGATataagtgaaaaaaatagctacATGAAAAATGCTAAGAAACATATTGCAGGCAGTAATAGTATAAACAATCCAAATGATTTTGGAAAATCACTGAAGTCACAACTAATATACGatgaaagtaaaaaaacaaaaggaGAATTAAGTTTTCCCTCTGATTCTTCTTTATTTGACAATGCAATAGATTTTCTGACTATGACAGGAAGAGAAATCGAGCATGCCGTTATGATGCTAATGCCAAGAGCATATCAAAAAGACCCCAATATAACCCCTTTAGAAAAAGcattttatgaatatcATACATGTTTAATGGAGCCATGGGATGGGCCAGCTTTAGTTATATTTACAGACGGAAATAAAGTAGGTGCTTCATTAGATAGAAATGGTTTAAGACCAGCTCGATATAGTATAACGAATTATGGGCTATTTGTATTATCTAGTGAAACCGGTGTCGTTGACTTACCCTATGATAAAATTACACATAAAGGATGTGTATATCCAGGGAAAGTAGTGTTAGTAgattttaaagaaaaaacatttCTTAGACATGAAGAGGTTTTaagtaaatttttaaaattaaataattataaaaaatggttaGATCATTATTCTATACATTtagataatattataaaaccTGCATCtaatatggaaaatataCGTATGActgcatataaatatggcGCTATTATGAACAAAGATAACTATTATCACCATAATAATCatgcaaataataatagtactAGTAAAATAGggaaattaaataattcagaTTGTCATGACGAttctttaattaaaaaattaaaagctTTTGGTTATACTTATGACGCATTTaacataattatatcaCCTATGGTTAAGCATGCAGCTGATGGATTAGGATCAATGGGTAATGATACAGCATTCCCATTTCTTAGTTATTTACGTAGAAATTTAGTATACTATTTTCAACAAACATTTGCTCAAGTTACTAATCCCGCTATCGATCCAATTagagaagaaaatataatgtcTCTTATGAGTATTTTAGGAAAAGAAGGAGATATATTACATTGTACATATACAAATTGCCAACGCATATTTATCAACGGGCCAATATTAAATGAgccattatataatatactaCTTCAATTGCCCGATTTTccacatataataattgatATGACAATAGATTTGAATCTTTTGGAGCATTTAATGTCAacagaaaatttaaattcaaCCACAGCTAATGGTGAAAATGATAACGATAGTTTCATCAAGTTTGATGTGGTAAAAAGCTGTTCATCTCcaaataaatcatatatCCAAGATTATACACAAAAAATCGATGATTATGTAAAGAAATATGGTAAGGACGATCCTAATGCTAATAATACTGGGGGAAATAAGAAACCACGCATAAATTCCaaatatttgataaaatacATTGATAGAATTAATACAAAGGTTGAAAATGCAATTAGAAAAGGCATCCAACTTATTATATTGTCACATGGAAATGTCAGTGAATCAAGAGTTCCgatattttctataataATCGTTGGTGCACTACATAAATATCTATTAAGTAAAAATTTAAGAACGAAATGCTCTATTATTGTTAAAGCTGGTGATTGTTTTGAAATACATCATTTGGCTGTTTTACTATCTTTTGGAGCTGATTGTATTTACCCATTTATACTTTATGAAAGTTTAcgatttataaaatatggaagCAATGAAGCTAGATTAAGTAATAATCAACTGATTAGTAATTATAGACATGCAACTAATTAtggtatattaaaaataatgtcgAAAAATGGAATATCTACATTACCTAGTTACAAAGGTTGTGGTTTAATGCAGCCATTGGGTATATCTGatgaaattttaaaaaagtgttttattaattcttGTGACTCAATAATAGGAGGAGTAACTTTCGAGTTTgttgaaaaagaaattttaagaatatttaataatgcaTACCCTAAAAGAATATTAGCATTAAATGTCAAAAATGGTAATGATGAGTTAGATGATTATGGTGAATATCATTTTAGAAATATAGGGAATGCACAAATCCATATGAATCATCCTGaaacaataaatttattacaaaGAGCAACAAAAACTGGAAATTTTGatacttataaaaaatattcagaATTGCAAAATGAGTTAATCAATCATTGTGAAATAAGAGGCCAATTagaaattaattataaaaaatgcccatcttataataaaaaaaaaaaaaaaaatgaacctataaatattaattcaGTAGAGcctattaataaaatactaCTACGATTTTGTACAGGTGCTATGTCTTATGGTTCATTATCTGAAGAAGCACATACAACTATTGCCACTGCCATGAATAGCATTGGATTAAAATCAAATACTGGAGAAGGTGGAGAAGCTGAGGATCGAATAATACaaccaaataataataataataatgaaccCAATACATCTTCAGCTGTTAAACAAATAGCATCAGCCAGATTTGGAGTTACAGCTTATAGCTTAGTAAATGCCCAAGaattacaaataaaagttGCTCAAGGATCAAAGCCAGGGGAAGGAGGAGAATTGCCAGGTTATAAAGTAAATGCAAAAATTGCTTCAGTTCGTAGAAGCACACCAGGAATTGGTTTGATTTCACCTCCACCACATCATGATATGTATTCTATTGAAGATGTTGGACAGCTAGtttatgatttaaaaaatataaataaagaagcAAAGATATCTGTTAAATTAGTTTCAAAATTAGGTATTGGTGTTATAACATCTGGTGTAGTAAAAGGTAATTGTGAGCAGATTCTAATTAGTGGTATGTCTGGAGGTACAGGTGCATCTAAATGGACATCAATAAAACATGCAGGTTTACCTTGGGAAATTGGTTTAGCAGAAGCACATCAAACTTTATGCAAATCTAAATTAAGAAAAAGAgttattttacaaatagATGGACAGTTAAAAACAGGTCGAGATGTCATATTAGGGGCATTGTTAGGAGCGGAATCGTTTAGTTTTTCTACCCAGCCACTAATTTCTTTAGGATGCATTATGATGAGGAAATgtcatttaaatatatgtccTGTAGGTATATGTACACAGGATCCAgaattaagaaaaaaatttgcaGGAAAGCCTGAATatgttattaatttttttttcatgctGGCAAACGAAGTTAGAGAATATTTAGCTAGTATGGGATTTCGAAAATTTTCACACATCATTGGTAGATCTgatttgttaaaaaaaaaaagtcacttaaaatatgatgaaaaacGAAAGCTTTTagatttttcaaaattattattcccTGGTTGGAAATATTATGCCGAAGAGGAAAATAAGGAAGATGGTAATAAGGGTTATATCAATAGTGAAAAacggaaaaaaaaaaagaaggaaattgaaaaagaacgggaaaaagaaaagaaaaaaaaaacattaaatGCATATTCAATGCATAATAGTTTaattaacaaatataaagacCAACAAAGTGGCAGTTTAACCCCttctgaaaaaaatataagaaaacAGGTCcttataaatgaaaatttgaACATTGATATTATGCATGATAAATCAAAGGGGGACCAAAACGATGTTAATACAATAAAGGAAGATGTAGGCAAATTatcatatgaaaaaattacagAAGTTGAGGATGGAGATGATGAGGAAGAAGAGGAGAaggaagaagaagaaaaagagaaaagCACAAGTGAAGAGGGTGAAGAAGATGAAGAGgaggaagaagaagaagaagaggAGGAAGAGGAAGAAGAGGAATATGACGAAACAGATGATGATAATGTAATAGAAAGAAATTTAAGCCTAACATACAAAGAAGAAATGctaaaaaatgtagataaattaaattctCAAAATAAAGGGTTACGAAGAAAATCAAAAGGTGCatctgaaaaaaaaagtcatttgaaaaagaaaaaaattaaacctATTCCAATATTTTGTTGTGAAACACAAAATCATAAACTGTGCGACATTATAGATAGAGAATTAATAAGACGATCTAAAATTGCACTTTTAAATTGCACTCctgtaaatattaatatgccAATAAAAAACACAGATAGAGCAGTTGGGGCAATGTTAAGTTATCACATTATTCAGAAATATGGTGAACAAGGTTTACCAATGGATACTATAAAGGTAAAATTTAGAGGAACAGGAGGATTATCATTTGGTGTATTTTTAACTAGTGGATGTAATTTTGAATTAGAAGGCGATGCAAATGATTTTGTTGGAAAGGGTTTATCAGGTGGAATTATTTCAGTCCATTTTCCTAAaacttcattatttattaatgaatgccaaaaaaatatgatagtAGGAAATTCAGTGTTATATGGCGCAACAAAAGGACGAGCTTTTTTTGCAGGTAGAGCAGGTGAAAGATTCGCCGTTAGAAATTCAGGGGCTATTGCTGTCGTTGAAGGTGTTGGGTGTCATGGCTGTGAATATATGACAAAAGGTATAGTTGTTATATTAGGAGAAATTGGGTGTAACTTTGCAGCTGGAATGAGTGGAGGTATTGCATATGTATTAGatataaatcaaaaaaatgtaaaccATCAAATGgttgatttaaaaatatgtaaaactATGGATGAAAAAATGACTTTAGAAAAATTGTTACATGAGCATTATGATCGAACAAACTCATATACAGCTAAAATTCTATTAAAtgattttgataaaaatttagaaaGGTTCACGAAAATTATTCCAAGAGATATAAAAAGAGTATTAACTGAAGCATGTATAGAATTTGTAAAAACAGGAAATGAAGAAGCTGCATCTATACTTGATGATTGGGCATCCTTATTAAAAAGTGTAGATCATCCTGAAAATATGTACAAAAAAGCTATGCAATTTTTTACTACAATTTCTGATGACATATCAGGTTTATCAAAAACATTAGCATTAAGAAATGTTGATggattaattatatatgatatattgCAAGAAAGTAACCATAGGAAATTATTaagaatgaaaaatgtGTCTAATGATCCTCATTTTAATACAGAAGAAGATATCAGCCTTGAACCCAaccaaaacaaaatattcaaTTTTGAAAAGTTTACACATAATCTAGAATTATGTAGAGCtaataatagaaaatgGAGAAGACGCGCGCAAATAGCATTTAAATGCAATGCTTTCTCggattttaaaaatattttcccaAGTAAACTTGATGATAAGTCCAAAGAAGTTATTAAAAAGTACATGTTAAATGaacaatatttattagaTGTGCATCTTAAATCGCTTAATTCGAATCAATTTATTGAAGGATTACTAAATAGAGAAGATGAAAGAGATGCTTATATTAACCAAAAGCAAATTAACCCGAATATTTATTCTCTTAAAAATATCTTTTATCCCGATGGTTATAATGATGTATTGTGTATAATGGACGagacaaaaaatgaacaaacCATCTTTGGAAATCCTGATGCTAACAAGTCGAATACTGGCGGTatcaaaaacaaaaatgttaatGAAACAGATAAAGTAACTAGCGGAAATACTACAGCAAATgcacaaattattatacaagaaaatatacctaaaaaaattaatataataaacagtactcaaaataaaacaggAGAAAAAAATCCTCAAACATCCATTGATAATGTAAATCAAACAAATAATGGTAATTCAATTAAACCATTTTTAGTTGCTAATCCAAATAAAGTTACAGGGTTTATGGAATATGAAAGATTATCACATCCATTAAAAGACATAAGTAGTAGAGTATTAGATTATTCTGAAATTATAGTTCcaataaatgtaaaaagCAAGCTACATAATCAACTTCTAAAAACACAATCTTCTAGATGTGTAGATTGTGGAACACCAACTTGCCATTACCCAAATTCTAGAGGTGGAGGATGCCCATTAGGCAATAGGATATATGATTGGAATAACCTGATTTATGAAAACGAATGGAAAAAAGCATTGGAACGATTATTagatacaaataattttccaGAGATTACAGGAAGAGTATGCCCAGCTCCATGTGAAGATGCATGCATATTAAgcataaatgaaaaaccAGTTTCTATAAAGTTTATTGAATTATCTATTATTGAATGtggttttataaaaaaatggatacaACCAATTATACCCCATACGAGAACTGGAAAAAAAGTTGCTATAATTGGATCAGGACCAAGCGGTTTAACAGCAGCACaacaattaaataaagCTGGACATAGTGTTGtcatatatgaaaaaggaGAATATTTTGGAGGATTATTAATGAACGGTATACCTAGTGTAAGgttagataaaaaaattttagaaAGGCGAATAagtttaatgaaaaaagaaggaataattatgaaaaataatgtaaatgtTGGAGttgatataaaattaactGAATTAATGCAAAATTATGATGCCATTTTATTAGCTACTGGTTATGAAATACCtagaaaattaaatataccTGGAtctaatttaaataatatattttatgcaaTGGAATTTTTATCATCCTTTCAAAAATCTCTAATTAAATCTGATTTAATGGATGATCAATATGTAGATGTATCTGAAAAAcatgttattatattagGTGGTGGTAAAACAGCAGCAGATTGTATAAGTTTAGCTATACGTATGGGTGCAGCTAGCGTTTTACAATTTACAAGAAAAGAAGCCCCATCTcctaataaaaataaaaatttttggcccggtttaaaaaatatattcaaagTCGAATATTCGCATGATGAAGCTATAGTTATACAAGGAAAAGATCCAAGAGAATTTTGTATAAGAAGTTTAGAGTTTATTCCTTCAAACAAAGATCCTAAAAGAGTATCTGGTATAAAAGCTATTAAAGTTAAGCCCAAAAGAGGAAATATCACACGCGGTGGAGTTAATAATTCCCTTAAAAGAGACTTAAGTAAGCGTACACCCTCCCctcaatataataatttaactACTCATATAAATACCAGTGTTAGTGGCATCACAACAACAGGAAATGAATCTACAAATACAAACGCTAGTTTTTCCACTTTACTAGCTAATACTCCCTCTAAGGATACTAATTCGCAAAAAAGCAGTGTCAAAAAACAATGTATTAACAAAAGCAATAGATTAAATcccaataaaaatacagcaaaaaaaaatctagGTGAATCTCCTATTTCAAATAGTAGCAATTCTAATTATAAAGTTACTAACATGACTAATGAggtaatgaaaaattatcaatTTGTAAAACCAGATAAAGAATATGTTGATATTCCATTTACAGAAAGAGTATATAAAGCAgatatcataattttagCTCTTGGGTTTTTAAAAACCGATGATTCAATATGGGAAAATGATACTATTAATATAGAATTAGATGATtataattgtataaaaacatataataatatttatcaaacaacacataaaaaaatatttgcatGTGGAGATTGCAGAATCGGACCAAGTACCGTCGTACAAGCTATTGCAGAAGGAAGAGATGTTGCTTCTAAAATAGATGAATTCTTGACAAATTCAACTTCAATTTTACCACCTTGCAacacatattattattatcctaaaaattataaatacacCCCCTTTAGTTCTGTACACTGGGGATAA
- a CDS encoding ribonuclease H2 subunit B, putative, with protein sequence MDNENAFLFHIFAPYTHKNGDTHKNMIRNYSFIKLPSISEPSKPVLYHYNEQSNELYLLERNYYNPQIEAIKHEHEKINKSHISIFINNYAIENEYSFFCYPIDAIFIFISIIYKNYSNNTYITLEDLLDNVLGCDIDDPQKTNQVIKNTLYIFNKNVNEIKDRLKIICDELYENGKLFFKPNIQKIKKFYNFKCIMLYNYIVENKIVFPDYSQKMDKELLEKYHTSLKNEQILKITNEGNINEIDKYKEYTKHIDTYFVEHNNAYYKFNGQNLKTFIWLIMKGFMYSSLSEKLIPQDISDNLNKIKEETKKIKIQQNETFTKGKKHTLQTPRNQLMIDSFFKKKKVK encoded by the coding sequence ATGGATAACGAAAATGCATTTTTGTTTCATATATTTGCGCCATATACACATAAAAATGGGGATACacacaaaaatatgataagaAATTActcttttataaaattaccAAGCATATCAGAACCCTCTAAGCCCGTATTATACCATTATAACGAACAAAGtaatgaattatatttactagaaaggaattattataatccTCAAATTGAGGCAATTAAGCATGaacatgaaaaaataaataaaagtcatatatctatatttattaataattatgctATAGAAAATGAATACAGCTTTTTCTGTTATCCTATTGatgctatttttatttttatatctataatatataagaacTATTCAAACAATACCTATATAACATTAGAAGACTTACTAGATAATGTATTGGGTTGTGACATTGATGATCCTCAAAAAACAAATCaagttattaaaaatacattatatatttttaataaaaatgtaaatgaaataaaagatagactaaaaataatatgtgatgaattatatgaaaatggaaaattattttttaaaccaaatatccaaaaaattaaaaaattttataattttaaatgtattatgttatataattatatagtagaaaataaaattgttttccCTGATTATTCtcaaaaaatggataaagAATTGCTAGAAAAATATCATACATCTCTTAAAAATGagcaaatattaaaaataactaATGAAGGAAATATCAATGAAATAgacaaatataaagaatatacAAAACACATAGATACCTATTTTGTCGAACATaataatgcatattataaatttaatgggcaaaatttaaaaacttTTATTTGGTTAATTATGAAAGGATTTATGTATTCATCATTAAGTGAAAAACTTATACCACAAGATATATCTGATaacttaaataaaattaaagaggaaactaaaaaaatcaaaattcaacaaaatgaaacatTCACAAAAGGTAAAAAACATACATTACAAACTCCAAGAAATCAATTAATGATTgactcattttttaaaaaaaaaaaagttaaataa